A stretch of the Poseidonibacter parvus genome encodes the following:
- the gltB gene encoding glutamate synthase large subunit, with protein MGCNLDLLTSFKDNCGFGLVADMQNRQSHKNLEDAITSLERMMHRGAVAADGKTGDGSGLLLSIPDYFMRKVATDEGVDLPETYGIAMIFAKDLSDIDTFEEFCESNDLKVVLRRTVPVDTDALGAQALASLPNIIQVFVVPNTLMSSKRFDAMLYLTRKECEHKLIDKKDFYIPTFSSKVIAYKGLIMPTHIKHFYVDLRDEDFKISFSLFHQRFSTNTLPQWKLAQPFRAIAHNGEINSVEANRFNVEIKSEQLKSDIFTDAEIARILPILQVGSSDSASLDNMFEFMLANGVDFFKAARSLVPAPWQNAPHMDADLRAFYEYTATAMEAWDGPAAVSLTDGRHIGCLIDRNGLRPSKYVITKDDKLYITSEYGTLKLDEDNILERGRLQSGEMIALDLKHGKVLKEDDINDYLKSSQYYSKWLNEDMDYIQEYIEDSFLNTSDYVFEDLEKKQKYFNITYEAIDQMIEPMANDGKEPVGSMGDDTPLACFSEVNRNFTDFFKQKFAQVTNPPIDPYREKVVMSLETGFGQIHNILSEQPEFAKRLKTTSPILMKEKFDILYSFGFSESPRYDAYYKNRSFSTTFKTDLKASLVELSEKVVKAVKEDNVTVIILDDRAVGEKAKLIPMAMAVGYINHQLLKAEARHSVSIVPVTGEVYDPHMAAVLIGFGATAIYPYMMYATTVALYKSKKLSKYELQRLLKNTQKAVNAGLLKIMSKMGICTIASYRNSGLFDVIGLSDEITEDCFEGAYTDLAGLTYEDIEKRIEKSHINAYVEENDMFPLDLGGFYKYSNGGEYHDYGPATTKAMHNKNASKKEDISDFDSLKELVETRDKKFIRDFFEFNSDKEAIDVSEVESQDEIFKRFASAAMSCGSISPEAHEAVAQAMNTIGGSSNSGEGGEDPKRFNTLKNSKIKQIASGRFGVTPGYLRSAEELQIKVAQGAKPGEGGQLPGHKVTPLIATLRHTVAGVTLISPPPHHDIYSIEDLAQLIFDLKQINPLAKITVKLVSSIGVGTIAAGVAKAYADKIIISGGDGGTGAAPLTSLKHAGNAWEMGLSEAHNALKANHLREFVHVQTDGGLKTGLDVVKAAMLGAESYAFGTAALTLLGCKILRICHTNKCSVGVATQDETLREHFEGTVERLISYFTFIAQDVRNILATLGYSTIEEIVGRSDLLKVIDDDFAKKFDFQNILRRIDGIDTCQKETNAPFDDNKYEKELLKKVHRTIENPNSPIKVNTEITNLNRSFGALISGEIARYYGDTGLPENSININLKGIAGQSFGAFISKGMTLHLDGAANDYVGKGMNGGKIIVNPKHQGQNFAGGGNTCLYGATGGKLYIRAAVGERFAVRNSGCISVVEGTGDNACEYMTGGIVVILGNTGINFGAGMTGGISFVYDHEKAFVDKMNQELIEAVRIDTDDTERERLYLKRLLLDYLHETESIEADRILQNFRSEIRNFWMVKPKNMTVLPLDPDEGD; from the coding sequence ATGGGTTGTAATTTAGACTTACTAACTTCTTTTAAAGATAACTGTGGTTTTGGTCTTGTAGCTGATATGCAAAATAGACAAAGTCACAAAAATTTAGAAGATGCGATAACTTCACTAGAAAGAATGATGCACAGAGGTGCAGTAGCAGCGGATGGTAAAACTGGAGATGGTTCTGGTTTATTATTATCTATTCCTGACTATTTTATGAGAAAAGTAGCAACAGACGAAGGTGTTGATTTACCTGAAACTTATGGTATTGCTATGATTTTCGCAAAAGACTTATCTGATATAGATACATTTGAAGAGTTTTGTGAAAGCAATGACTTAAAAGTAGTATTAAGAAGAACAGTTCCTGTAGATACAGATGCCTTAGGAGCACAAGCACTAGCATCTTTACCAAATATAATTCAAGTATTTGTAGTACCTAATACTTTAATGTCATCAAAGAGATTTGATGCAATGCTTTACTTAACAAGAAAAGAGTGTGAGCATAAATTAATAGATAAAAAAGATTTTTATATTCCAACTTTTTCATCTAAAGTAATAGCTTATAAAGGTCTTATTATGCCAACGCATATTAAGCATTTTTATGTTGACTTAAGAGATGAAGATTTTAAAATCTCATTTTCATTATTTCACCAAAGATTTTCAACTAATACATTACCTCAATGGAAATTAGCACAACCGTTTAGAGCAATTGCTCATAATGGTGAGATTAACTCTGTTGAAGCAAATAGATTTAATGTAGAAATCAAATCAGAACAATTAAAATCTGATATTTTTACAGATGCTGAAATTGCTAGAATATTACCAATTTTACAAGTAGGTTCATCTGATTCTGCATCATTAGATAATATGTTTGAATTTATGTTAGCAAATGGTGTTGACTTTTTTAAAGCAGCAAGATCACTTGTACCTGCACCTTGGCAAAATGCTCCTCATATGGATGCAGATTTAAGAGCATTTTATGAGTACACTGCAACTGCAATGGAAGCTTGGGATGGACCAGCCGCAGTCTCTTTAACTGATGGTAGACATATTGGTTGTTTAATTGACAGAAATGGATTAAGACCTTCTAAATATGTAATTACAAAAGATGATAAATTATATATTACTTCTGAGTATGGAACATTAAAATTAGATGAAGATAATATTTTAGAAAGAGGAAGACTTCAATCAGGTGAAATGATCGCACTTGACCTTAAGCATGGAAAAGTTTTAAAAGAAGATGATATTAATGATTACTTAAAATCATCTCAATACTACTCTAAATGGTTAAATGAAGATATGGATTATATTCAAGAATATATTGAAGATTCATTCTTAAATACAAGTGATTATGTATTTGAAGATTTAGAGAAAAAACAAAAGTATTTTAATATTACTTATGAAGCAATTGATCAAATGATTGAACCAATGGCTAATGATGGAAAAGAACCAGTTGGTTCTATGGGTGATGATACTCCATTAGCATGTTTCTCTGAAGTAAACAGAAACTTTACAGATTTCTTTAAACAAAAGTTTGCACAAGTTACAAATCCTCCAATTGATCCATACAGAGAAAAAGTTGTGATGTCTTTAGAGACTGGATTTGGACAAATTCATAATATCTTATCTGAGCAACCAGAATTTGCTAAAAGATTAAAAACTACAAGTCCAATTTTAATGAAAGAGAAATTCGATATTCTTTACTCATTTGGATTTAGTGAATCTCCTAGATATGATGCTTATTATAAAAATAGATCTTTCTCAACTACATTTAAAACAGATTTAAAAGCATCTTTAGTTGAATTATCTGAGAAAGTTGTAAAAGCTGTAAAAGAAGATAATGTTACTGTTATTATTCTTGATGATAGAGCAGTTGGAGAAAAAGCAAAATTAATTCCAATGGCAATGGCTGTTGGGTATATTAATCACCAGTTATTAAAAGCTGAAGCTAGACATTCTGTGTCAATTGTTCCAGTAACTGGTGAAGTTTATGATCCACATATGGCTGCTGTTCTAATTGGATTTGGAGCAACTGCAATTTATCCATATATGATGTATGCTACAACTGTTGCATTATACAAAAGTAAAAAATTATCTAAGTATGAATTACAAAGATTATTAAAAAATACTCAAAAAGCAGTTAATGCTGGATTATTAAAAATCATGTCTAAAATGGGTATTTGTACTATTGCTTCATATAGAAACTCAGGTTTATTTGATGTTATTGGATTATCTGATGAAATCACTGAAGACTGTTTTGAAGGTGCATATACAGATTTAGCAGGACTTACATATGAAGATATTGAAAAAAGAATTGAAAAATCTCATATAAATGCTTACGTTGAAGAAAATGATATGTTCCCACTTGATTTAGGTGGTTTCTATAAATATTCTAATGGTGGTGAATACCATGATTATGGTCCAGCTACAACAAAAGCAATGCATAATAAAAATGCAAGTAAAAAAGAAGATATCTCTGATTTTGATAGTTTAAAAGAATTAGTTGAAACAAGAGATAAAAAATTTATTAGAGATTTCTTTGAGTTTAATTCAGATAAAGAAGCTATTGATGTAAGTGAAGTTGAATCGCAAGATGAAATCTTCAAAAGATTTGCATCTGCTGCTATGTCATGTGGTTCAATTTCTCCAGAAGCTCACGAAGCTGTTGCTCAAGCTATGAACACAATTGGTGGTTCTTCAAACTCAGGTGAGGGTGGAGAAGATCCAAAAAGATTTAATACTTTAAAGAATTCAAAAATTAAGCAAATTGCGTCAGGAAGATTTGGGGTAACACCTGGATATTTAAGATCAGCAGAAGAGTTACAAATTAAAGTTGCGCAAGGTGCAAAACCTGGTGAAGGTGGACAATTACCTGGACATAAAGTTACTCCACTTATTGCAACATTAAGACATACAGTTGCTGGTGTTACTTTAATTTCACCACCACCACATCATGATATTTATTCTATTGAAGATTTAGCTCAATTAATTTTTGATTTAAAGCAAATCAATCCATTGGCTAAAATTACAGTTAAATTAGTATCTTCTATTGGTGTTGGAACAATTGCTGCTGGTGTTGCAAAAGCATATGCAGATAAAATTATTATCTCAGGTGGAGATGGTGGAACTGGTGCTGCACCATTAACATCACTTAAACATGCTGGTAATGCTTGGGAAATGGGACTTTCAGAAGCTCATAATGCATTAAAAGCAAACCACTTAAGAGAGTTTGTTCATGTTCAAACTGATGGTGGATTAAAAACAGGACTTGATGTTGTTAAAGCTGCAATGCTTGGTGCTGAGTCTTATGCCTTTGGTACAGCTGCACTTACACTTCTTGGTTGTAAAATTTTAAGAATCTGTCATACAAATAAATGTTCAGTTGGAGTTGCAACTCAAGATGAAACTTTAAGAGAACATTTTGAAGGTACAGTTGAAAGATTGATTTCTTACTTTACATTTATTGCTCAAGATGTTAGAAATATTTTAGCAACTTTAGGTTATTCAACAATTGAAGAAATTGTTGGACGTTCTGATTTATTAAAAGTAATTGATGATGATTTTGCTAAAAAGTTTGATTTCCAAAATATTTTAAGAAGAATTGATGGTATTGATACTTGTCAAAAAGAGACAAATGCTCCTTTTGATGATAATAAATATGAAAAAGAATTACTTAAAAAAGTTCATAGAACAATTGAAAACCCAAATTCACCTATTAAAGTTAATACAGAAATTACTAACTTAAATAGATCATTCGGTGCTTTAATTTCTGGTGAAATCGCAAGATATTATGGAGATACTGGTTTACCAGAAAATTCTATTAATATTAATCTAAAAGGAATTGCTGGTCAATCTTTTGGTGCATTTATTTCAAAAGGTATGACTTTACATCTTGATGGTGCTGCAAATGACTATGTTGGAAAAGGTATGAATGGTGGTAAAATCATTGTAAATCCTAAGCATCAAGGTCAAAACTTTGCAGGTGGTGGTAATACTTGTTTATATGGAGCTACTGGTGGTAAATTATACATTAGAGCTGCTGTAGGTGAAAGATTTGCTGTAAGAAACTCAGGATGTATTTCTGTTGTAGAAGGAACAGGTGATAATGCTTGTGAATATATGACAGGTGGTATTGTAGTTATTTTAGGAAATACTGGAATTAACTTTGGTGCTGGTATGACAGGTGGTATTTCATTTGTTTATGATCATGAAAAAGCATTTGTTGATAAAATGAATCAAGAGTTAATCGAAGCAGTAAGAATTGATACAGATGATACTGAAAGAGAAAGACTTTATTTAAAAAGACTATTATTAGATTATTTACATGAGACTGAAAGTATTGAAGCTGATAGAATATTACAAAACTTTAGATCAGAAATTAGAAACTTCTGGATGGTTAAACCTAAAAATATGACAGTGTTACCACTGGATCCAGATGAGGGAGATTAG
- a CDS encoding TRAP transporter substrate-binding protein — translation MKKLLLGTIAAAVVASSSMAADYTLKFSHVVSANTPKGKAADFFEKRLEELSGGKIDVQVYPSSQLYKDNAVLKALRLNSVQMAAPSFSKFGKIVPQLALFDLPFIFRDAKHLHDVQDGEVGQALKDKVTAKGIVALNYWDNAFKQLSSNKNALTMPEEAKGQKFRIMSSKVLEAQFHAVGANPQMMPFSEVYSGLQQGVIDAAENPISNIYTKKFHEVQKYLTVSNHGYLGYLVVMSKKFWNSLPAELQANVTQAMNEATEKERQYAAELNDSQFELIKEYAKKTGKLEINELTAEQKEAWRNAVSKIYPEFYSDRKIGKELIEKTIATK, via the coding sequence ATGAAAAAATTACTATTAGGAACTATCGCAGCAGCAGTGGTAGCAAGTTCATCAATGGCAGCAGATTACACGTTAAAATTCTCTCACGTTGTAAGTGCAAACACACCAAAAGGTAAAGCAGCAGATTTCTTTGAAAAAAGATTAGAAGAATTATCAGGTGGAAAAATTGACGTTCAAGTTTACCCATCGTCACAGTTATATAAAGATAATGCAGTTTTAAAAGCATTAAGATTAAACTCTGTTCAAATGGCAGCACCATCTTTTTCTAAGTTTGGTAAAATTGTACCTCAATTAGCATTATTTGATTTACCATTTATCTTTAGAGATGCAAAGCATTTACATGATGTTCAAGATGGTGAAGTAGGACAAGCTTTAAAAGATAAAGTAACTGCAAAAGGTATTGTTGCATTAAACTATTGGGATAATGCATTTAAACAATTATCATCAAATAAAAATGCATTAACTATGCCAGAAGAAGCAAAAGGTCAAAAATTCAGAATTATGTCTTCAAAAGTATTAGAAGCACAATTCCATGCAGTTGGTGCAAACCCACAAATGATGCCTTTCTCTGAAGTATACTCAGGTTTACAACAAGGTGTAATTGATGCAGCTGAAAATCCAATTTCAAACATTTATACTAAAAAATTCCATGAAGTACAAAAATACTTAACTGTTTCTAACCACGGTTACTTAGGATACTTAGTAGTAATGTCTAAAAAATTCTGGAATAGCTTACCAGCAGAATTACAAGCAAATGTAACTCAAGCAATGAATGAAGCAACTGAAAAAGAAAGACAATATGCAGCTGAATTAAATGATTCACAATTTGAATTAATTAAAGAATATGCTAAAAAAACTGGTAAATTAGAAATTAATGAATTAACTGCTGAGCAAAAAGAAGCTTGGAGAAATGCAGTTAGTAAAATTTACCCTGAGTTCTATTCTGACAGAAAAATCGGAAAAGAATTAATTGAGAAAACAATAGCGACTAAATAG
- a CDS encoding TRAP transporter small permease — protein MFNLISKTIGFINQSIAAFGITAGVAVAFTNVVARYAFDASLVWATELTIFLFLWSAFFGAAYCFKKDAHIAVTILLDVMPSKIAKGMLLLSHTITIIFLLAVSYYGYEYLLLVADIDERSIDLWDMPMWVIYLVIPVAFFFAAYRVGEKIVQILRTPHEEVVAESEAEQVLAGMGVAAKDNDNEHVKHLNDIVKDVEKKTGGML, from the coding sequence ATGTTTAATCTAATCAGTAAAACTATAGGTTTTATAAATCAATCAATAGCAGCATTCGGTATAACAGCCGGTGTTGCTGTTGCTTTTACTAATGTTGTTGCAAGATATGCTTTTGATGCGTCATTAGTATGGGCAACTGAACTTACAATCTTTTTATTCTTATGGAGTGCTTTTTTTGGTGCTGCTTATTGTTTTAAAAAAGATGCACATATTGCAGTTACAATTCTTTTAGATGTAATGCCTTCTAAAATTGCTAAAGGTATGCTTTTATTATCACATACAATTACAATTATTTTCTTACTTGCAGTTTCTTACTATGGATACGAATATCTATTATTAGTTGCAGATATAGATGAAAGATCGATTGATTTATGGGATATGCCTATGTGGGTTATATATCTTGTTATTCCAGTAGCATTTTTCTTTGCAGCATATAGAGTTGGTGAAAAAATTGTTCAAATTTTAAGAACACCACATGAAGAAGTTGTAGCTGAAAGTGAAGCTGAACAAGTATTAGCTGGAATGGGTGTTGCTGCAAAAGATAATGATAATGAACACGTAAAACATTTAAATGACATTGTAAAAGATGTTGAAAAGAAAACAGGAGGAATGCTATGA
- a CDS encoding TRAP transporter large permease — protein MSVGLLFGIFFFLVLLGTPIAICLGVATFTTMMVFTDISPIEISAMMFEKIEHYSLMAIPMFILAGNLLSKGSAATRIIEFAKSIVGHLPGGLPISAIFASIIFAAVSGSSPATVVAIGSIMFGAIIQAGYPKKYAVGTIATAGSLGILIPPSIVLIVYGVTAEVSIGRLFMAGVVPGIMLGIMMMVVTYIGAKRLGFKRTEPAPFRVRLAKMKDASWGLMTIVIVIGGIYGGIFTPTEAAAVAAVWAFVISVFVYKDIKMSEFFDTALDSAKTTAMIMFIIANAMLFAHFLTIENIPQGITEALIEANVDKYMFLLMVNVLLILAGSFMEPSAIIMIMVPLLLPVAVALGIDPIHFGIVITINMELGMVSPPVGLNLFVTSGLTGMSIKDVIVAAFPWTMTILAGLLLVTYIPEIALWLPNLMYG, from the coding sequence ATGAGTGTAGGTTTATTATTTGGTATATTTTTCTTCCTTGTTCTTTTAGGAACACCTATTGCAATTTGTTTAGGTGTTGCAACTTTTACTACAATGATGGTATTTACAGATATTTCACCAATTGAAATTTCTGCAATGATGTTTGAAAAAATTGAGCATTATTCATTAATGGCAATTCCTATGTTTATTTTAGCTGGTAACTTACTTTCAAAAGGTAGTGCAGCTACTAGAATTATTGAATTTGCTAAGTCAATTGTAGGTCACTTACCAGGTGGTCTTCCTATTTCTGCTATTTTTGCATCTATTATTTTTGCAGCTGTTTCTGGTTCATCTCCTGCAACTGTTGTAGCAATTGGATCTATTATGTTTGGTGCAATTATTCAAGCTGGTTATCCTAAGAAATATGCAGTTGGAACTATTGCAACTGCTGGTTCTTTAGGTATTTTAATTCCACCTTCAATTGTTTTAATTGTATATGGAGTTACAGCTGAAGTTTCTATTGGTAGACTATTTATGGCAGGTGTTGTTCCTGGTATTATGTTAGGTATCATGATGATGGTAGTTACTTATATTGGTGCAAAAAGACTTGGGTTTAAAAGAACTGAACCTGCACCATTTAGAGTAAGACTAGCAAAAATGAAAGATGCTTCATGGGGTCTTATGACAATTGTTATTGTTATTGGTGGTATTTATGGTGGTATCTTTACACCAACTGAAGCAGCAGCAGTTGCAGCAGTTTGGGCATTTGTAATTTCTGTATTTGTATACAAAGATATTAAAATGTCAGAGTTTTTTGACACAGCTTTAGATTCAGCAAAAACAACAGCAATGATTATGTTTATTATTGCAAATGCAATGTTATTTGCACACTTCTTAACAATTGAGAATATTCCTCAAGGAATTACAGAAGCATTAATTGAAGCAAATGTTGATAAATATATGTTCTTACTAATGGTAAACGTTTTATTAATCTTAGCTGGTTCATTTATGGAACCATCTGCAATTATTATGATTATGGTTCCATTATTACTTCCAGTTGCGGTTGCACTTGGAATTGATCCAATTCACTTTGGTATTGTAATTACAATCAATATGGAGCTTGGAATGGTATCTCCACCTGTTGGACTTAATCTATTTGTAACTTCTGGACTTACGGGTATGAGTATTAAAGACGTTATAGTTGCAGCGTTCCCTTGGACGATGACAATTTTAGCAGGATTATTACTTGTTACTTATATACCAGAAATTGCTCTTTGGTTACCAAATCTAATGTATGGTTGA
- a CDS encoding DUF6726 family protein: MKTKLVQILLISFLVITFQGCIVGTVVSAPFKIAGAVVNTVTPDIVGDTISGTGDVIDAVIPF, encoded by the coding sequence ATGAAAACTAAGCTAGTACAAATATTATTAATTTCTTTTTTAGTAATAACATTTCAAGGATGTATAGTAGGAACTGTTGTTTCTGCTCCTTTTAAAATAGCAGGAGCAGTAGTAAATACTGTTACACCAGATATTGTTGGAGATACAATATCTGGTACTGGTGATGTTATTGATGCTGTAATACCCTTCTAA
- a CDS encoding methyl-accepting chemotaxis protein gives MSTQVNKLKGLSIGKKLTIFGIVIFTVIFIITLIKFNIIKDTQEDFQRYSQKAVTGKVLALQIGKDLNYISRCTRDIMLGNTYEKNIAKIQKSKDNIIKSFEGLKTTVQGTPNEKQKLEGIEQSKEKTLAFIDDGFNKMKALANIERTPNILAKTYQSYKKDATPLANASRTAFSKIVKTKDDGLKRNTIKIQDELADLLTFIFIEALVLLVLIISYLLFLTKNITTSLKEFSKGLVSFFDFLNKKTNNSELIKIKTKDEFAQMADIVNSNIEAIKQNLHEDKELIDDTLTVINKVKNGWYSEHIEASTSNETLIILKDGINDMIHSTKDHISNINLTLEEYSNYNYTRKVELQGIEKGGVFELLINDINKLRDAINTMLRENRENGLTLDSSAQVLLTNVEQLNSSSNDAAVKLEETAAALEEITGNINSSTEKIAQMSNISNSVTSSATQGENLASKTTNAMDQINEKVSAISDAITVIDQIAFQTNILSLNAAVEAATAGEAGKGFAVVAQEVRNLASRSAEAAKEIKHLVEDANIKANEGKQISDEMIKGYGGLNKNIDETIHLIDDIATSSKEQQSAILQINDAINSLDQQTQANASVATQTNDIARNTLVIANDIVKNTDNKEFEGKSSIKSKELNTKKQEINIPVVKKSIKSETKTIKENVIKPTKVVTSSKDEDEWESF, from the coding sequence ATGTCTACTCAAGTGAACAAGTTAAAAGGTTTATCTATTGGTAAAAAATTGACTATTTTTGGAATAGTCATTTTTACAGTTATTTTTATAATTACTCTCATTAAATTTAACATTATTAAAGATACTCAAGAAGATTTTCAAAGATATTCACAAAAAGCTGTAACAGGTAAAGTATTAGCATTACAAATTGGGAAAGATTTAAATTATATAAGTCGTTGCACAAGAGATATAATGCTAGGAAATACATACGAAAAAAATATAGCAAAAATTCAAAAAAGTAAAGATAATATTATTAAATCTTTTGAGGGATTAAAAACTACAGTTCAAGGAACTCCAAACGAGAAACAAAAACTTGAAGGAATAGAACAATCTAAAGAAAAAACTTTAGCATTTATTGATGATGGATTCAATAAAATGAAAGCCTTAGCTAATATTGAAAGAACTCCTAATATTTTAGCTAAGACCTACCAAAGTTATAAAAAAGACGCAACTCCATTAGCAAATGCTTCAAGAACTGCTTTTTCAAAAATTGTTAAAACAAAAGATGACGGTCTTAAAAGAAATACGATTAAGATACAAGATGAATTAGCTGACTTACTTACATTTATATTTATTGAAGCATTAGTTCTATTAGTTCTAATAATATCATATTTATTGTTCTTGACTAAAAATATAACTACATCATTAAAAGAGTTTTCTAAAGGATTAGTATCATTCTTTGATTTCTTAAATAAAAAAACAAATAATTCTGAACTTATTAAAATAAAAACAAAAGATGAATTTGCACAAATGGCAGATATTGTAAATAGTAATATAGAAGCAATTAAACAAAACCTTCATGAAGATAAGGAATTAATAGATGATACATTAACTGTTATTAATAAAGTAAAAAATGGTTGGTATTCAGAGCATATAGAAGCTTCAACATCTAATGAAACACTTATAATTTTAAAAGATGGGATTAATGATATGATACATTCAACTAAAGATCATATTTCCAATATTAATTTAACATTAGAAGAGTATTCAAATTATAATTATACTAGAAAGGTTGAACTTCAAGGTATAGAAAAAGGTGGTGTTTTTGAACTTTTGATTAATGATATTAATAAATTAAGAGATGCAATAAATACAATGTTACGTGAGAATAGAGAAAATGGTTTAACACTTGATAGTTCAGCACAAGTTTTACTTACTAATGTAGAACAATTAAACTCTTCTTCAAATGATGCTGCTGTAAAATTAGAAGAAACCGCTGCTGCTCTTGAAGAGATAACTGGAAATATTAATAGCTCAACAGAAAAAATTGCTCAAATGTCAAACATATCAAACAGTGTTACATCTTCTGCAACACAGGGTGAAAATCTTGCTAGTAAAACTACAAATGCAATGGATCAAATAAATGAAAAAGTAAGTGCAATTAGTGATGCGATTACAGTAATCGACCAAATTGCATTCCAAACAAATATTCTTTCACTAAATGCAGCAGTAGAAGCAGCAACTGCAGGAGAAGCAGGAAAAGGTTTTGCAGTTGTTGCACAAGAAGTAAGAAACCTTGCAAGTAGAAGTGCTGAAGCTGCAAAAGAAATTAAACACTTAGTAGAAGATGCAAATATTAAAGCTAATGAAGGTAAACAAATCTCTGATGAGATGATTAAAGGTTATGGAGGATTAAATAAAAATATTGATGAAACAATTCACTTAATTGATGATATTGCAACTTCTTCAAAAGAACAACAATCTGCAATTTTACAAATAAATGATGCAATTAATTCTTTAGATCAGCAAACACAAGCAAATGCATCTGTTGCTACTCAAACAAATGATATTGCAAGAAATACACTTGTTATTGCAAATGATATTGTTAAAAACACTGATAATAAAGAGTTTGAGGGTAAAAGTTCAATAAAAAGTAAAGAATTAAATACAAAGAAACAAGAAATAAATATACCAGTAGTTAAAAAAAGTATTAAAAGTGAAACTAAGACTATAAAAGAAAATGTTATAAAACCAACAAAAGTTGTTACTTCATCAAAAGATGAAGATGAATGGGAAAGCTTTTAA